The genomic region GCATCCGTGCGGCCAACTATCCGTTGACCGAGGAAGACATGGAGCGCCTGCAGTTGCCGACGGCCCTGCGCGCACACCAGCACAAGCTGTTCGGCCTGACCATCGACCCGGACCGCCTGACCGCGATCCGCAACGAGCGCAAGCCCAACAGCCGCTATTCGAGCTACGCCCAGTGCGAATTCGAGGTGCGTGAGGTGGAAAACCTGTTCCGCCGGGAAAATATCCCGCACATCAACTCCACGCATTTTTCCGTGGAGGAGATTTCGGCGAAGATTCTGGTGGAGAAAGGCGTGGAGCGCCGCTTCAAATAACCTTGCCCGCCGCCGCTATGCGTCGGCCCTGGCGGCCTCTCCCCGCCGAATCAGCCGCCGTACAAAGGCACACGCCCCTGTCCCAGCACCTGGGCCAGGGTTTCGAAGCCGGCCAGCAACTGCCCGTCGTCCCCCGTGGTATTGCACACGCTGGCCCGCACGCACTGCGCCGCCGCGCTGTGACCGACGGCAAAGACCTCCGCCGTGGCGATCAGGTAGCCCCGCTCCTTGAGCGCCGTCTCCACTTCCGAGGCGCGCAGGGATTCAGGCACGCTGATCCAGAAATGCGGACTGTTGCGGTGAGTGCGGTACTCCAACCCGGCCAGCAACCCCTCGACCAGCGCCTTGCGCCGACTGACTTCCAGCACCTGCCGCTCCAGCAGCGCCCGTGCCTCACCGTCCTCGATCCACTGTGCCGCCAGCTCATGCATCAACGGTGTCGCCATCCAGCAACTGGCACGCAGGCCGGCGGCCAGCCGTCCAATCAACGCCTGCGGCCCATGCACATAGCCGACCCGCAGGCCGGCAGCCACCGCCTTGCTCAGACTACCAATCAACAGGGTGCGCTCGGGGGCGAAAAAACTCAGCGGTTCCGGCCGGTCCTGAACCAGCACGCCATGGGTTTCATCCTCGATAATCAGCAGGTTGTGCCGGCGACAGACCTCGACCAGCGCCTGGCGCCGCTCCAACGATTGCACGCTGGCGATCGGGTTCTGCAAGGTCGGTGTGCAATACACGGCTGAAACCCGGTGACCGCGACACACTTCTTCGACCGCTTGCGGCAACAGCCCTTCGGCATCCATT from Pseudomonas asplenii harbors:
- a CDS encoding aminotransferase-like domain-containing protein; translated protein: MTVKNYNDMVPMLRAGLLDGQGLKYKRISDVIERGIEDGVIVPGTKLPPHRRLSDQLGVTVATVSRAYGELERLGRVVARIGDGTFVRDRAREQQRDRGFRHPGEGSQAYFDMSRNTHIPGAEAQCFARSLQALASDPQVIAALANYAPEVGFERHRQAGAQWLSHGGFVASAQQVVCVNGGQHGLLSAMLGLLKSGDVLVTENLSYPGLISAARLLGIRLIGAQMDAEGLLPQAVEEVCRGHRVSAVYCTPTLQNPIASVQSLERRQALVEVCRRHNLLIIEDETHGVLVQDRPEPLSFFAPERTLLIGSLSKAVAAGLRVGYVHGPQALIGRLAAGLRASCWMATPLMHELAAQWIEDGEARALLERQVLEVSRRKALVEGLLAGLEYRTHRNSPHFWISVPESLRASEVETALKERGYLIATAEVFAVGHSAAAQCVRASVCNTTGDDGQLLAGFETLAQVLGQGRVPLYGG